The genomic segment GCACCCATGAATAAAATCACTGCATCAGGGTATTTCAAAAGTTCTTCTGTATGCTCTTCTTTAATAATATGATTGCCTTTTGTTTTATGTGCTAAATCAGCAATTGTTAAATTACCTGTTTTTTCACGAGCGGAACCAAAGATATCACAAAGGTATACTTCATCCGCTAAATTTAAGCTATCCGCAAATCCTTGTAAGAATGTACGTGTACGCGTAAATGTATGTGGCTGAAATACAGCGACTATCTTTTTATCAGGATATTTTTGTCTTGCAGCATTAACTGTTGCGCGTATTTCTGATGGATGATGGGCATAATCGTCTACTAAAACTTGTTTGCCTTTATCTGTAATACTAAATCTTCTTTTAACGCCTTCAAATGTTTTTAATTCTGCTTTTACTGCGTCCACTGGTAGACCTTCATAGTCACAAAGCGCAATCACACTCAAAGCGTTTAGCACATTGTGGTCTCCGTAAGCAGGAATTTCAAAAGAAGCTAGAAACTCATCGCGATGGTATACATCAAAACGTGTTCCCGTAGTTTCTTTGATCACATTTTTAGCTTGAAATTCATTTTCTTCTCCAAATCCAAAATAAATAATTGGAATATCTAGAGTGAGTTTGCGAAGTTCTACGTCATCCCCTAGTGCAAAAACGGCTTTTTTTACTTGTTTTCCAAGAGTTTCAAATGCGTTAAATACATCATCCACGCTCTTGAAATAATCTGGATGATCCCAATCAATATTAGTCATTATTGCATAGGTTGGTTTATATGCAAGGAAATGGCGTTGATATTCACATGCTTCAAGCGCAAAATAATCAGCACCCTTTGTTCCGCTACCAGTTCCGTCACCAATTAAGTAAGAAGTTGGACGAATCGCACCAACTACATGTGATAGAAGTCCAGTTGTGGATGTTTTTCCGTGTGAACCTGTAATAGCAATACTTGTGTAACCGTCAATTAATTGACCTAAAAATTTATGGTAACGAATAACTGGAATACCTAGCTCCATCGCGCGTTCAATTTCCTCATGTGTATCAGGAAAAGCATTTCCCGCAATGATCGTCAGTCCGCTCTTTATATTATCCGCCGAAAAAGTTGTAATCGGAATTTGTTTCTCTTCTAAGGCTTTTTGTGTGAAAAAGTATTTATCCACATCGCTTCCTTGCACTTGAAAACCTTTGTCATGCAGAATTTGAGCAAGTGCGCTCATTCCTGACCCTTTTATTCCAACAAAATGATAGATAGTCATTATTTGAACCCCCATTAATTTATCATGAAGAGGGTGCCTAAAAAAAACATGTTAACTGTTAAGCACCAAGTCTTAACTTTGAAAACAGCGTAAAGCTTCCGTTTTCTAGACATCATCTTACGTTCCAGTTGTGTTTAATGTTTTAATTCTAGTTGTGTCAATAATTCACCAGCTTATTATATCACTTTCCATGTAAATAGAAAAACCTTTCACCAAATATAAGAGAAATTACTCATGAAAATAGCCATAAAATGTAAAACTGATTAAGTATTATGTTAGTTTAGTACTACAAAATTACGTTTCTTTGTTTCTGAGTTTCGCTAATTGGTCTTTGGTGATAATGACATCGCGTGGTTTAGAACCATTGATTCCTGAGACAATTTGATGATTTTCGAGTGATTCCATTAATCTTGCCGCTCTGTTATAGCCAATTCTAAAATGTCTTTGAAGTAAGGAAGTGGATGCGGCATTTTGACTTAGTACAAAATCGCACGCTTCTTCAAATAATTCATCCGTATTTTCTTTTGCTGTTTCTTTCACTAGGAGTTCCTGTTCTTCAAAAATGTAATTAGCCTCCCCTTGCGTCCGAACATGAGCAACAACTGCATCGATTTCCTCATCACTGACAAAGGTTCCTTGTAGTCGAACAGGCTTGCTTGCTCCGCTTGGTAAAAAGAGCATGTCCCCTTTTCCAAGTAGTTTTTCAGCACCACTTGCATCAAGTATCGTTCTAGAGTCAATTTGCGACGATACAGAGAACGAAACGCGCGTCGGGATGTTTGCCTTAATAAGTCCGGTAATAACGTCTACAGAAGGTCTCTGCGTCGCTACAATCATGTGAATACCACATGCCCGGGCTTTTTGCGCAATACGACTAATAGATTCTTCTACGTCATTCGGCGCAACCATCATTAAGTCCGCTAATTCATCAATCACAATTAAAATATATGGTAATTTTTCACCCGTATGATCCGGGTGACTAGCATACTCATTATATTTTTCCATATTTCGAACTCCGGTATGGCTAAATAATTGATAGCGGCGTTCCATTTCTTCTACAGCCCATTTAAGAGCAACCGTAGCTGCCTTTGCATCAGTAATTACCGGGCTGACGAGATGCGGAATGCGATTATAAGGAGCTAATTCAACCATTTTCGGATCAATCAAAAGGAGTTTCAATTGGTCGGGTGTTGCCTTGTAAAGCAAACTTACTAATAAAGAATTGATACAAACACTTTTACCAGAACCTGTCGCACCAGCAATTAAACCATGCGGCATTTTTTGTAAATCAGTAATAATTGGTGTTCCGGAAATATCT from the Listeria seeligeri serovar 1/2b str. SLCC3954 genome contains:
- the murC gene encoding UDP-N-acetylmuramate--L-alanine ligase; the protein is MTIYHFVGIKGSGMSALAQILHDKGFQVQGSDVDKYFFTQKALEEKQIPITTFSADNIKSGLTIIAGNAFPDTHEEIERAMELGIPVIRYHKFLGQLIDGYTSIAITGSHGKTSTTGLLSHVVGAIRPTSYLIGDGTGSGTKGADYFALEACEYQRHFLAYKPTYAIMTNIDWDHPDYFKSVDDVFNAFETLGKQVKKAVFALGDDVELRKLTLDIPIIYFGFGEENEFQAKNVIKETTGTRFDVYHRDEFLASFEIPAYGDHNVLNALSVIALCDYEGLPVDAVKAELKTFEGVKRRFSITDKGKQVLVDDYAHHPSEIRATVNAARQKYPDKKIVAVFQPHTFTRTRTFLQGFADSLNLADEVYLCDIFGSAREKTGNLTIADLAHKTKGNHIIKEEHTEELLKYPDAVILFMGAGDVQKFQAAYEKVLDQEAFTDAQLKKSAIN